The following proteins are encoded in a genomic region of Phycodurus eques isolate BA_2022a chromosome 11, UOR_Pequ_1.1, whole genome shotgun sequence:
- the LOC133410215 gene encoding zinc finger protein ZIC 4-like yields MKRLAAAASRHNGLVAPLRNNNSGASSIVPTPQRRAASTCASEGKGCSVSANRCPAAKPELVCKWTGRISSRQRFGRAAAYVCERTFGSMRDLVDHVNAEHVATGLDALAHVCMWDECVRDGKAFKAKYKLINHIRVHTGEKPFLCAFPNCGKMFARSENLKIHTRTHTGEKPFQCEFCERRFANSSDRKKHSQVHSSSKPYDCKALGCTKSYTHPSSLRKHMKVHVKSSPTSEPYGMNNSIQQPQEPRPLLEPLDLKIHHLSPSFSNKNTGFDIDDNTANKLNNSLQPSSSPSAMPLDLSLSGLKSQLAQQQQQTHRTPGRSQLSFIPAIPELPNIKEWYVCTRTTTPNLPLSHPEDIKSEPSDEEDYVT; encoded by the exons ATGAAGCGGCTCGCCGCGGCGGCTAGCAGGCACAATGGCCTCGTCGCCCCGCTGCGGAACAACAACTCGGGAGCTTCGAGCATCGTCCCGACGCCCCAAAGGAGAGCCGCTTCCACCTGCGCCAGCGAGGGCAAGGGGTGCTCCGTGAGCGCGAACCGATGCCCCGCCGCCAAACCCGAGCTGGTTTGCAAGTGGACGGGCCGGATTTCCTCCAGGCAGAGGTTCGGGCGGGCGGCCGCGTACGTCTGCGAGCGAACGTTCGGCTCCATGCGCGACCTCGTCGACCACGTCAACGCCGAGCACGTCGCGACGGGGCTCGACGCGCTCGCTCACGTCTGCATGTGGGACGAATGTGTGCGCGACGGGAAGGCGTTCAAAGCCAAATATAAACTTATCAACCACATCCGCGTGCACACCGGGGAGAAGCCCTTTCTGTGTGCGTTTCCCAACTGCGGCAAGATGTTTGCACGATCCGAGAACCTCAAGATCCACACTCGCACGCATACCG GTGAGAAACCATTCCAGTGTGAGTTTTGCGAGCGACGCTTTGCCAACAGCAGTGACCGTAAGAAGCATTCACAAGTCCACAGTTCCTCAAAACCCTATGACTGTAAGGCCCTGGGCTGTACCAAGTCCTATACACATCCAAGCTCTTTGCGCAAGCACATGAAAGTCCACGTCAAATCATCACCTACCTCTGAACCCTACGGCATGAACAACTCCATCCAACAACCCCAAGAACCGCGTCCTCTCCTTGAACCACTCGATCTTAAAATTCACCACTTGTCGCCATcgttcagcaataaaaacacaggTTTTGACATTGATGATAATACAGCCAACAAATTAAACAACAGCCTCCAGCCTAGTTCATCTCCCTCGGCAATGCCTTTGGACCTCTCTCTCTCGGGACTGAAGAGTCAGCTggcccagcagcagcagcagactcACAGAACCCCAGGGAGGAGCCAGCTGTCATTCATCCCAGCCATACCCGAGTTGCCTAACATTAAGGAGTGGTATGTCTGTACCAGAACTACAACACCAAACCTTCCTCTCTCTCACCCAGAGGACATCAAATCGGAACCAAGTGACGAGGAGGATTATGTCACGTAA